The following are from one region of the Siniperca chuatsi isolate FFG_IHB_CAS linkage group LG13, ASM2008510v1, whole genome shotgun sequence genome:
- the aqp4 gene encoding aquaporin-4 isoform X1, with amino-acid sequence MQSRGTMCGSCSSDRPALCSTPALTQPAAFLRFLSWCNCQSIMVAFKGIWTKDFWRAVSGEYLATLIFVLLGLGSTINWAAGEEKPPPADLVLISLCFGLSIATMVQCFGHISGGHINPAVTAAMVVTRKLSLAKALFYVVAQCLGAITGAGILYLVTPAAVRGSLGVTTVNSGISLGHGLLVELLITFELVFTVFATCDPKRTDLGGSAGLAIGFAVAIGHLFAIPYTGASMNPARSFGPAMVTLNFENHWVYWVGPILGGILAAGLYEYLYCPDLDIKKRLKQVFQKDTSGKYREVDTEDIAIKPGSIHTISDLEKAEKKDFQDSTGEVLSSV; translated from the exons ATGCAATCCCGGGGCACAATGTGTGGATCATGTTCATCTGACAGACCTGCTCTCTGCTCCACTCCTGCGTTGACACAGCCTGCTGCTTTCCT GAGGTTCCTGTCCTGGTGTAACTGTCAGAGCATAATGGTGGCTTTTAAAGGGATCTGGACCAAGGACTTCTGGAGAGCTGTGTCTGGAGAATACCTTGCCACTCTCATCTTTGTCCTTCTCGGTCTGGGCTCCACCATCAACTGGGCTGCAGGGGAGGAGAAGCCTCCCCCAGCTGACCTAGTCCTTATCTCCCTGTGCTTTGGCCTGAGCATCGCCACTATGGTGCAATGTTTTGGCCACATCAGTGGTGGACACATTAACCCGGCGGTCACTGCAGCTATGGTGGTGACTAGAAAGCTGAGCCTGGCAAAGGCGTTGTTCTATGTAGTGGCTCAGTGCCTGGGAGCCATTACAGGTGCTGGGATCCTCTACCTAGTCACACCTGCTGCTGTTAGAGGGTCCCTCGGTGTGACCACG GTGAACTCTGGCATCTCATTAGGACATGGCCTTCTTGTGGAGCTCCTTATCACATTTGAACTGGTCTTTACCGTCTTCGCCACCTGTGATCCCAAACGTACAGACCTAGGAGGCTCTGCTGGCCTTGCCATCGGCTTTGCTGTAGCTATTGGTCACTTATTTGCA ATCCCTTATACAGGAGCAAGCATGAACCCTGCGCGATCCTTTGGGCCTGCGATGGTCACACTTAACTTCGAGAATCACTGG GTGTACTGGGTGGGACCCATTCTGGGGGGCATCCTGGCTGCTGGTCTGTATGAGTACCTGTACTGCCCTGACCTTGACATAAAGAAGAGGCTGAAGCAGGTCTTTCAGAAGGACACGTCAGGGAAATACAGGGAGGTGGACACAGAGGACATTGCCATCAAGCCGGGCTCCATCCACACCATCTCTGATCTGGAGAAAGCTGAGAAAAAAGATTTCCAGGACTCGACAGGAGAAGTGTTGTCTTCAGTATGA
- the aqp4 gene encoding aquaporin-4 isoform X2 produces the protein MNENTSHTTGTERGRTCYCIWRFLSWCNCQSIMVAFKGIWTKDFWRAVSGEYLATLIFVLLGLGSTINWAAGEEKPPPADLVLISLCFGLSIATMVQCFGHISGGHINPAVTAAMVVTRKLSLAKALFYVVAQCLGAITGAGILYLVTPAAVRGSLGVTTVNSGISLGHGLLVELLITFELVFTVFATCDPKRTDLGGSAGLAIGFAVAIGHLFAIPYTGASMNPARSFGPAMVTLNFENHWVYWVGPILGGILAAGLYEYLYCPDLDIKKRLKQVFQKDTSGKYREVDTEDIAIKPGSIHTISDLEKAEKKDFQDSTGEVLSSV, from the exons atgaatgaaaacacatcacacacaacggggacagagagagggagaacatGTTATTGCATTTG GAGGTTCCTGTCCTGGTGTAACTGTCAGAGCATAATGGTGGCTTTTAAAGGGATCTGGACCAAGGACTTCTGGAGAGCTGTGTCTGGAGAATACCTTGCCACTCTCATCTTTGTCCTTCTCGGTCTGGGCTCCACCATCAACTGGGCTGCAGGGGAGGAGAAGCCTCCCCCAGCTGACCTAGTCCTTATCTCCCTGTGCTTTGGCCTGAGCATCGCCACTATGGTGCAATGTTTTGGCCACATCAGTGGTGGACACATTAACCCGGCGGTCACTGCAGCTATGGTGGTGACTAGAAAGCTGAGCCTGGCAAAGGCGTTGTTCTATGTAGTGGCTCAGTGCCTGGGAGCCATTACAGGTGCTGGGATCCTCTACCTAGTCACACCTGCTGCTGTTAGAGGGTCCCTCGGTGTGACCACG GTGAACTCTGGCATCTCATTAGGACATGGCCTTCTTGTGGAGCTCCTTATCACATTTGAACTGGTCTTTACCGTCTTCGCCACCTGTGATCCCAAACGTACAGACCTAGGAGGCTCTGCTGGCCTTGCCATCGGCTTTGCTGTAGCTATTGGTCACTTATTTGCA ATCCCTTATACAGGAGCAAGCATGAACCCTGCGCGATCCTTTGGGCCTGCGATGGTCACACTTAACTTCGAGAATCACTGG GTGTACTGGGTGGGACCCATTCTGGGGGGCATCCTGGCTGCTGGTCTGTATGAGTACCTGTACTGCCCTGACCTTGACATAAAGAAGAGGCTGAAGCAGGTCTTTCAGAAGGACACGTCAGGGAAATACAGGGAGGTGGACACAGAGGACATTGCCATCAAGCCGGGCTCCATCCACACCATCTCTGATCTGGAGAAAGCTGAGAAAAAAGATTTCCAGGACTCGACAGGAGAAGTGTTGTCTTCAGTATGA